CGACAGGCAATTACCTACCGTGATCCCAAAGAATCAGATGGAACTGCAATTGAAAAGGAAGCCTATAGCACTCGTTGTTTACAGATTGCTACTGAGATGTTCTATATGATGAACCAAGTAAAGTAAAAGAAAAAAATTTACCCATATTAATCGCATAAATACGATAAAATGAATACATCAACCTTTATACAGTCACTCGTTCAAAATTCAGGTAAAGAACTTCAGTTTAAACTACCTGACGAATCCATAATTTCAGGAGATCTTCACATCACTGAAATTCAAAACCACAAGGTAGACTCAGTAGATTGTGGAGGAAACGCACATGAGTATGATGAAACCGTGGTTCAGCTTTGGATCAATGAAAACTCCAGCAAACATGCCGAGTGGATAGCGGGAAAAGCGCTCAGCATATTTGAGACTGTCGGTAAGAAAATAGAGTATAGGGATGCTGCCGAGCTATTCATCGAATTTGGAGATTCGAATCACCCTACCATCCGCTATTCGGTGAAGGACATATACGAAGGCGCTGAACGTATGACTGTAGACATGACGGTGAAACCGACGGCATGCAAACCAAGTTTAGAAAAATCCTCAGAAAAAGTAACCTGCTGCTAAGATGACAAAATCAGAAAAACGAATTGATTTCTTTGAACGATACCTCACGCTGTGGGTACTGATATGTATAGGAATCGGAATTGGTGTGGGATATGTAGCTGGAGATTCGATTGAAGCTATAAGCCGCTGGGAAATTTATAAAGTAAATATCCCGGTAGCGATTCTGGTATGGCTGATGATATATCCTATGATGCTTCAGGTTGACTTCAGTTCGCTAAAGGAGATCGGTAAGTCACCGAAAGGGGTCGTGTGGACCGTTGTTATTAACTGGGCCATCAAGCCCTTTACGATGGCGTTTTTTGCGTGGATCTTTTTTGATAAGATGTACTCCGCTTGGTTAAGTCCGGAGTTGGCTGATCAGTACATAGCCGGGGCTATTTTATTGGGAGCAGCTCCTTGTACGGCCATGGTATTTGTGTGGTCGTATTTGTCAGACGGGGATCCTAATTATACGCTTGTTCAGGTTTCTGTGAATGACCTGCTGATCTTGATTTTGTTCATACCCATCGTGGGATTATTACTGGGTATCACTGAGCTAACCATTCCTTGGAACACGCTGGCTGCATCAATCCTCATCTTTGTAGTGATTCCATTAGTAGCCGGTTATTTGACGCATAAAGTAGCCATTAACCGAAAAGGAAAAGAATGGTACACCGGGAAGTTTCTGCCAAAATTTAAGCCGGTTTCAATTTCAGCCCTATTAATTACACTGATCCTTCTTTTTGCTTACCAGGGAGAGCGGATCATTAATCAGCCTATAGACATTCTTTTGATCTCAATCCCGCTGATTATTCAAACGTACTTTATTTTTGCACTGGCATGGTATGGCGGGAAAAAAATAGGGTTGCCTTATCAAGTATGTGCACCGGGCTCCATGATTGGGGCCAGTAACTTCTTTGAATTGGCGGTAGCCGTGGCTATAGCATTATTTGGTCTTCAGTCCGGAGCAGCTTTGGTTACCGTGGTAGGAGTGCTGATAGAAGTTCCAATCATGCTTTCCTTAGTACGATACGCAAATAGCAGGAGGGCGAGTTATTAATTTACAGGATTCCGCTTGAAAGGTCAGTTTAAGCAATCTAGATAATCATTGGTTATATTTTAGTTTTAACCAAGGTTACAGCTGTATGAAGAAATCTAAAAAATTTCAGCTCAATGTTCTTTTCATTCTATTTTTAATCAGTTTGCTACAGGTTGGATGTGCACCATCAGTGGTCGCTCAAACATCCGATAGCACGATAAGATGGGCGGATGCACAATTGCAGTCTTCTTCGTGGTATGAAGGCAAGGAGGCTGTTCGGATCGCCGACAATGTATTGATGTATCAGCATGAAAGCGGAGGCTGGCCCAAAAATTTGGATATGGCTTCTCGACTTTCTGAAAAGGAAAAGGAGCGTATCAAAGAAGAGAAGAAATCAGAAGATAGCTCGCTCAATGAAATCACAATAGATAATGGAGCGACCGTAGCACAGATCAGATATCTCGTTAAGGTTTATGCAGCAACAGAACAAGATCGTTTTAAAGAAGGAGTACTGAAGGGATTAGATTATCTGCTAGAAGCTCAGTATGACAATGGGGGCTGGCCTCAGTTCTATCCGCTGAGAGACGGGTATTACGAGAATATTACGTACAACGACGGGGCTATGATCAGGGTGATGGACACCTTGCGGAATGTGGCCAAGGGAGAATCGTTGTATTCCTTTGTAGATGAAGCCCGCAGACAACAAGCAGCCGATGCAATCAACCGAGGCTTGCGGGTCATTTTAGATACACAAGTTGAAGTAGACGGTGAGCTGACGGTCTGGTGTGCACAATATGATCCTGTAACTTTACGCCCAGCCAAAGCGCGATCGTATGAACTTATTTCCTTAAGCGGTTCAGAAAGCGTGGGTATTGTCAATTATTTGATGGAAATAGACAACCCTTCTCCAGAGGTAATCACAGCGGTGAAAAGTGCAGTTGCTTGGTTTGATAAAGTAAAGATAACCGATGTTCGAATTGTTGATGTAGATAGACCTGAGCTCTCAGAAGGGTATGACCAAGTCATAGGTTTTGACCCCACAGGTGAATCTTTGCTATGGGCCCGTTTTTACGAAATCGGGACAAATTACCCCATGTTTGTCGATAGGGAAGGCACCGTTCATGCCGCATTTTCCGAACTACCTTATGAACGGCGGATAAACTATTTATGGCTGGGAGACTGGGCGCAGAATCTGTTGGAAAAGGACTATCCTAACTGGCTTAGCCGCATTCAGTAAATATGGTTGAATAGATTTGGTGCCTGATTAATTTAGGTGCTTTTTCAATACTGCAATTCTGAAAACACTCAACATCATCACTGAATTATTCCAACGAAACCCATTCCACACTTTCTCTTAAAAAAATATTAGCATTTGCAGAACTGTTTATAATTTCTGAATGTTAGGATACCTCATCACTAACAATTTTAAAAAGAAAAATTTTGACGTTTGTAACACGCAGAGCACATTTTAACGCAGCCCACCGCCTCCATAATCCAGACAAAAGTGAAGAATGGAATAAGAAGACTTTTGGGAAGTGTAACCTTCCGAATTGGCATGGACATAATTATGTCATTGAGGTAACGGTGTCGGGTGAGCCTGACCCTGAGACTGGTTATACCATTGATCTTGGAAAACTAAAGGCAATCATGAAAGAAAAGGTCTTGGATCCCTGCGATCATAGAAACCTCAATTTGGACGTGGATTTTCTGGATGGAATTATTCCAACTACAGAGAATTTAGTGAGAGCTTTTTACGAGCAACTTCGCCCGGATGTGGAAGAAGCATGTGCCCGTGGCGGGAAACTATATAAGGTTAAGCTTTTCGAAACCGAACGAAATATAGCCGAATATTGTCCATACGTAGGACTATAAAAGACTATTCATTATTAGCAGTAAAGATATGATTACGAATGAAGTACAACGATTTTACGACCCAACTTTCACGGTAACGAAAGAGTACAAAGACTCTCTGCCGGATTTGCAAAATGGGCCAGCTTCCTTGATTGAAGGGGCAAACGTGCCTATCCAGCAAGTTGGCATTTCAAATTTTAAGCTCCCTCTTAAGTTCCGCAGAAGAGAAGGAGAGCCTGTTACGCTTGAGGCAAGCATAGATGGCTATGTAAGTCTTGAAAAGGATAAGAAAGGGATCAACATGAGCCGCATCATGAGAACCTTCTATAAGTTTCAGGACAAAGTATTCCATATAGATCGCCTGGAAGAAATTCTAAAAGCATACAAAGAAGATTTAGGAAGTCAGGAATCATTTCTTCGAGTGAGTTTCAACTATCCGCTGCTGAAAGACAGTCTGCGTTCAGGGATGAAAGGATATCAGTATTATAAGGTGCAGTTGGAAGGTCGTCTTGATAATTACGATCAGTTCCAGAAACACATGCATTTAGATTTTGAATACAGCAGCGCTTGCCCTTGCAGCTATGAACTTGCTGAGCATGCCCGTGAAGAACGAGGTGTTGCTTCTATTCCGCATAGCCAAAGAAGCGTGGCCAACGTAACGGTGGCTCTCAAGGATGAATTTTTCGTCGAAGACTTAGTTCAAATTTGTCGAACAGCTCTTCAAACAGAAACTCAGGTGATGGTTAAGCGAGAAGACGAGCAGGCGTTTGCTGAAATGAATGGTGCGTTCCAAAAGTTTGTGGAAGACGCCGCACGACTTCTATATGATGAACTTGACAGCTACAACAGTATCCATGACTTCGTTGTACGATGTGTACATATGGAAAGTCTGCACAGTCATGATGCCGTTAGCCGAATTTGTAAAGGCCTTCCAAATGGATTGAGATAACCCAGAAATAGTTTATTTAAACTTAAGCCTCGCTCTTTTTAGAGTGAGGCTTTTTTTATTCTATGACATAGAGATGAGCGGATAACTTTTCTGAAGGTCTATTAATAAAAAAATCAAAATGTCAGGGTCATATCTAGTTGTGAAATGAGTCTGTCATCCATTAAATTAGTTTTGAATTTCATCTAGCCTTATTCCTTCCAAATGTATCAAAGTCACAACGAATTCTTAGCGAATGCTTAACTGGTTCAAAAAAAAGCTAGCAACTTCTTACAGCAATGAAGAGTGGATTGAGGCTTTAAGTCCTCCGCCTTTAGATAAAGCAATTGCGAAACTCCGGGGTTACTTGGTGAAAGGCCTAAAAGCTTCTCTATATAAGTATGTTGATAAAAACTTGGGCGACTTCGTTGAAGACATTGCTCAGGATTCATTACTCAAAATTCTGGATAAGCTTCACACTTTTCGGGGTGAAAGCAAATTCACCACCTGGGCTATGAAAATTGCTGTACGTGAGGGATATACAGAACTTCGCAAGAAAAGATATAATGACATTTCACTTCATGACTATGTAAACCCGAAAGGTGAGGCAGAGCACGCCATAGAAGTGGAAGAGAAAGAAGCACTGCCGGATCAAATTACGCATGAGTCAATGCTGGTTGAAAAGGTCATGAGAGTTATGGAAGAAGAGCTTACTGAGAAACAAAAAACAGTATTGCAGTATTTAATTATAGACCAGATTCCATTAACGATTGTGGCAGAGAAAATGAATACAAATCGAAATGCTATTTATAAGTTGGTATACGATGCCCGACTAAAACTCAAGAATAGCCTCGAACTTGATGGGATTGATCCCGAAGAAATTTTGGAGGAGATGTAAGAAATGAAGATCTCACTGCGTCAATTCAATAATAGAGTTATTCAGATATGAAACTAGATCACAAAATATTAAAGGTTTTATTAGGTGCTGTTCATTCTACTCACGATAATGAAATTGCGTGTGGTGAATGTTTTGATAAAATCCATGAGTTTGCCGAACTAGAATTGCTAGGTAAATCTCCTGACGAAGCAATGCCATTGGTAAGAGAGCACCTTGAAAAGTGTGCAGAGTGTAAAGAAGAATATGAAGCTCTTCTGAAGGGGTTAGAGAAGCTGAAGGTTTATTCATAGCGGATATTTTCTAACTTTTTTCAAGTCTTGGCTTATGAATTATGCACACGGATTAAATAAGCCTTATCTTTTCTAAAACAATTCATCAAAAAATTCTTTCCTGTAATGCCTAAGATTTTCTACTCAATAGTCGCCCTTTTATTATTTTCATTTCCTGCCTTTTCACAAACACCCATTTCCATTTCGGAAGCCCGTCAGCAGTCTATCGGAAGCACGGTCACTGTAACCGGACATCTAACGGTAACTGATGAGTTTGAGGGGCCGGTTTATTTTCAAGACGAAACCGGAGGAATTGCATGGTTTGATTTTGGTTTGATGCGAGGAGATGATGGATTTGCCTTGGATGTAAATCGTGGTGACTCTATAGTGATAACTGGCGAACTGGGCGAATTCAATGATCTTATCCAAATTGTAGGAGATACGGAATACGAAATTTTTCCTGAAGGAAATAAGAATATAGAACCTACAGTCATTACGGTTGAAGAGTTAAATTCGGGTGACTTTGAAGGCCAGCTTGTATCTATGAGTGTTGATGTTATTCACTCAGGAGCATTCCAATCTGATGAATACACTATCACCGATAGAACCGGAAGCGGGGTGCTCTATATCAATGATGATACGGAAGTAATTGGTGCAGCAGCTCCGGAAGGTATAACCACCATAGTGGGTGTGGTCGGGATTTTCAGAGGCACGTACCAGCTATTACCGCGTGACTTTAATGATATTGATGCTAAAGAGGTCGTTTATCCTGGTGAGGAAGTTTCTAAAGACGAAACCTTTGAAATTGCCACCTGGAATATCGAATGGTTTGGTTCTGCCAGCAATGGTCCGGATAATGAAGAAGAACAAATGGAAAATGTAGTACGTGTTATTTCAGAAGTTGATGCCGACGTATATGCATTTCAGGAAATTGCCAATCCATCGGCTTTTGCGGAACTCATTCTCTCTTTGGACGGCTATGGAGGCTTTTTAGCTGACTTTTCCCAAAGCCAAGAAACAGCCTTTTTATTTAAAAGAGCTACCGTAGATTCGTTGGATTCCGGGCAAATAACTACTGGATTAACTCAGTCAAACTGGGCTAATGGCCGCTATCCATTATTCTTTCGGTTTAATGTGACCATAAATGATGAGAGCAGAGAAATCTATGCCTATAACATTCATGCCAAAGCTTTTGGTGACATTGATTCTTACAATCAGCGCGAAAATGCTTCCCGTGAATTAAAGCTTTATCTGGACAATACCCGTCCCGATGCAAATGTCATTTTCCTTGGGGATTATAATGATACCATTGAAGGTTCGATATCTGATGGTCAGGATTCTCCATATGACAATTTCGATGAAGATGAAGAATACACCATTTTGACCAAAGCATTGGAAGAGCAAGGATTTCAATCTCAGGCCTCGGGTTCTTTTATCGACCATATCACTATTACATCTGAGTTGGTTGACGAACATATTGTGGAAGCTCAGCGAGTCGAGAATACCTCTTATATCGGAAGCTATCTAAGTTCTACATCTGGCCATTACCCCATCTGGACCCGATTTCAGTTCACTACATTAGTTGGGAATGAAGAGCAAAGTGCAAGCCAGCCGGTAAATTTCTCTTTGGAGCAAAATTATCCTAATCCATTTAACCCAACGACTAATATCCAATATAGTGTAGCTGAAAACAGTGAGGTTACACTTCGGGTTTATGATATGCTTGGGAGAGAAATTGCTACATTGGTTAATGGAGAACGTTTAAGCAGCGGTTCTTATACAGCTACTTTTGATGCTTCTAATCTTTCCAGTGGAATGTATATTTATCAGCTTTCAACGGGTGATGGAGTTCAACTGACAAGGAAAATGATGTTGATTAAGTAAATCAATCTTTTACTAAAAGACTTTAAACCCCTCAGATATAATTATTTGAGGGGTTTATTTTTTTACCACTAGGCAAGCATCTTTAACTTCAATTTCAGTCTTGTCATCCATAACCTTTTGATAAGCATTTGTCTGCTGACCTAGAATACTAAAGCTATTGGATTCCATAAGGGCGATTAACTCATCTGACTCATAAAGGGCGAAATTGTGCTTGGTGAATTCAAAATGTTCAACGGAGTGTCGAGGACGGTAGCCAACCAAAAAAGTGCCCTCAGGTTTTAATACTCTTCGGATTTCCTGCAGATGAAGAGCTGGTGGATTCAGAAAGTAGATGACATTGATGGCTATAATGCAATCAAATGTATGGTCTTGAAAAGGCAGGGAAGAGGTTTCTGAACACTGAATACTAAGTTTACCATCATCAATTAGACGCGAATTTCGATGTTCGGCTTCTTTGCACATATCTTCCGAAAAATCTACACCAGTGACATTTAAACCTGGTTCAACAGTAAAATACTGTGAGAAATGCTTCCCGTTCCCAAAACCGATTTCCAGCACTTTTTGATCTGGTTTTAGGTCAAGTAATTCAAAAGCGAGATCATATAGTCCCTGGTTTGATTCATTGAGGGCCTTAGCTACTTCAAGCCCTGTTTTTCCAGTGGGTTTTTTAAGCTGATTTGAAAGTTCTTTTGGGTCCATAAAATTGGGTATTAGATCAGCCAATTGATGTAGGTATTCTTTCAGATGGTAAGGTAGAATAAAGTGGTAGACCTTAAAATCTATTTATAATAAAAAAAGCTATGCCGTGAAGCATAGCTTTGGAAAAAGATCAAAAAAAGACGGATTAATTATATTGAATAAATACCGTTTCATTCTTTTTTATGGCTAAATCAGTGGCTTTTTGATAAGCTTCTTTCGTCTCCTCAACCGAAGCGTCTTTTGATAATGTGACGGTATTTTCAGAAGGACTAGTGATATCATTCGCCATTCCACCACCGGCTGCACAGGTCACCTTGATATTCATAGGAGTAACAAGGCTAAACGTAATTGCAGACACTAAACCGTTTAAAAAACTGATTTGTGTTTCTACTTTTGCTACACCATTCGTGCATTTTTCAGAGGCATCGACTGTTGCAGGGGGGATTAACCCGTAAACAAAACTGAGTGCCCATGGTTGTTCAATAACTTCATTTGAAGCTGCTTTCCCCGTTTCTACCGTTGCATGAAAACAACCCGTTAACGTAAAAGTTGAGATTAGTGTTAGTAAAAGAATTGCTTTAGATATTTTCATAGTTGTACCCTCTATTAAGTTATATATTTAAAAATGCTGTTATAATAGTAACCCCATTAATAACAGTGGTTAAAATATGAAAATAGAATCCAAAAACAATTAGAAATAGAAACACGGTAGCATCTTCATAAGAATAGACGATAACTAAAACCCCAAAAGCATTCTTATTTGTTTATCAAGACCTTGCCTCGAAGGGTACAATAGTATCATGCTCAACATACTCTTTTAAATTTTTCAATAAAATGGCCCAGCAATATGAAGCCGTTTTAAAGTGAGTATTGCAAGAAGGCCAGCCGGTATGCTGGAAAGTTACTTCAGTTCCATCCTCCGCATCATTCAACTCAAACCCAAAGCTGGTAGGGTTCCAGTCTTTATCGGATTTAGTCATTCTAACATGGAATGAAGTATTGGTAACGGATTCAATGACCTCAGCATACCAGTCGTATTCCTCTCCAAAATAAAAGTTGTACTCACTCCCGACTTTGGGTTCGCCTGAGCTTTTTAACGGCCACCAATTATTGAGATGCTCCGGTTTCGTGATCGCATCAAATACTTCCTTTTTGTCTTTTTTGATTACCAAAAAGTGGAAGATATCAAAGCTCTTTGCTTTCATGAGTGTAGTTTTAATTATCGGATAAGTTGGAAATCAGTTGTTCATACTCTTTCTCCAGCGGCATGTGGACATTCCAAAAAGGCTTCGGGTCTTTATTATCCACACAGTCAATTAGGATAGAAAGATGAGTATGCCAGCCGGCACCAATTCCTGCTTTAGTATCAGAATCTGTTGGTAATTTACGGTGAGTAAGCCTAAGCAGAACTTGTTCCTCACCGTGGGATTCCAGCTCAAAAGTGACTTCAGAACCTTCGCCATCACCTTCATCCCAAGTGTAGCTCAAAACGTGGGGGCGGTCATATTTGGTAACTACTCCCTTGGAAACCTGTCCTTCTTCCAAATCCTTATATTTTTCTGGAAGGGGGTCGTCTTCTTTGGATAGTCGTGAGTGATCAAATTCATGCGTTACCGTTCCGCCAACTTTCGGCTCAACATCACCGGCTGAAAGCCATTTTGCTTTAAATTCAGATTCTGTCAAATATTTCCATACCTCCTCAGCTGATCCATTGAGAATGCGTTCAAAGCAAATGGTCCCCGGTTCTGTAAAAACTCCATGTTTCTTATTCATAGCTCTACTATTTGTTTGATGGTGAATTCAGATCGTTCATTAATGCTTCTAAAGCGTCCAGCTTCTGATCCCAGAACTTCTGATATCTTTTAAGCCACGCCATAACTTCTTGCAGTTTTTGAACGTCAGCCCTGCAATATCTCTTTCTTCCCTTTTTTCGGATTACAATTAAACCGCACTCGTTTAAAATTTTGATATGCTTTGATACCGCCGGACGGCTTATGTCAAACTTCTCTGCTATATCATTGACCGGCATAGATTCCCCGGCCAGAATATCAAAAATTTCTCTGCGAGTTGGATCGGCAATGGC
Above is a window of Balneola sp. DNA encoding:
- the arsB gene encoding arsenical-resistance protein; translation: MTKSEKRIDFFERYLTLWVLICIGIGIGVGYVAGDSIEAISRWEIYKVNIPVAILVWLMIYPMMLQVDFSSLKEIGKSPKGVVWTVVINWAIKPFTMAFFAWIFFDKMYSAWLSPELADQYIAGAILLGAAPCTAMVFVWSYLSDGDPNYTLVQVSVNDLLILILFIPIVGLLLGITELTIPWNTLAASILIFVVIPLVAGYLTHKVAINRKGKEWYTGKFLPKFKPVSISALLITLILLFAYQGERIINQPIDILLISIPLIIQTYFIFALAWYGGKKIGLPYQVCAPGSMIGASNFFELAVAVAIALFGLQSGAALVTVVGVLIEVPIMLSLVRYANSRRASY
- the pelA gene encoding pectate lyase, whose translation is MKKSKKFQLNVLFILFLISLLQVGCAPSVVAQTSDSTIRWADAQLQSSSWYEGKEAVRIADNVLMYQHESGGWPKNLDMASRLSEKEKERIKEEKKSEDSSLNEITIDNGATVAQIRYLVKVYAATEQDRFKEGVLKGLDYLLEAQYDNGGWPQFYPLRDGYYENITYNDGAMIRVMDTLRNVAKGESLYSFVDEARRQQAADAINRGLRVILDTQVEVDGELTVWCAQYDPVTLRPAKARSYELISLSGSESVGIVNYLMEIDNPSPEVITAVKSAVAWFDKVKITDVRIVDVDRPELSEGYDQVIGFDPTGESLLWARFYEIGTNYPMFVDREGTVHAAFSELPYERRINYLWLGDWAQNLLEKDYPNWLSRIQ
- a CDS encoding 6-pyruvoyl tetrahydrobiopterin synthase, which produces MTFVTRRAHFNAAHRLHNPDKSEEWNKKTFGKCNLPNWHGHNYVIEVTVSGEPDPETGYTIDLGKLKAIMKEKVLDPCDHRNLNLDVDFLDGIIPTTENLVRAFYEQLRPDVEEACARGGKLYKVKLFETERNIAEYCPYVGL
- a CDS encoding GTP cyclohydrolase I FolE2, with protein sequence MITNEVQRFYDPTFTVTKEYKDSLPDLQNGPASLIEGANVPIQQVGISNFKLPLKFRRREGEPVTLEASIDGYVSLEKDKKGINMSRIMRTFYKFQDKVFHIDRLEEILKAYKEDLGSQESFLRVSFNYPLLKDSLRSGMKGYQYYKVQLEGRLDNYDQFQKHMHLDFEYSSACPCSYELAEHAREERGVASIPHSQRSVANVTVALKDEFFVEDLVQICRTALQTETQVMVKREDEQAFAEMNGAFQKFVEDAARLLYDELDSYNSIHDFVVRCVHMESLHSHDAVSRICKGLPNGLR
- a CDS encoding ATPase, which gives rise to MNKKHGVFTEPGTICFERILNGSAEEVWKYLTESEFKAKWLSAGDVEPKVGGTVTHEFDHSRLSKEDDPLPEKYKDLEEGQVSKGVVTKYDRPHVLSYTWDEGDGEGSEVTFELESHGEEQVLLRLTHRKLPTDSDTKAGIGAGWHTHLSILIDCVDNKDPKPFWNVHMPLEKEYEQLISNLSDN
- a CDS encoding transcriptional regulator translates to MSQDVFQAIADPTRREIFDILAGESMPVNDIAEKFDISRPAVSKHIKILNECGLIVIRKKGRKRYCRADVQKLQEVMAWLKRYQKFWDQKLDALEALMNDLNSPSNK